The window CGGCCTTCCAGTGCATCTGAAGCCAATACCGATAGATAATCGTATAAATCTTCTTTTGTAATGGTAGCTGCATATTTTTCAGCATCTACCGCTGTTTGTGCCTGGGCCTGCATGACAAATAATGCTAAAACCAGACCCGCTAAAATCCTCTTCATCATATCTTTTTCTTAATCATCAATCTATTAACCCTAAAAAATACTAATCCATTCCCGCAGCTGCACAGCCTAAGCTATTCTTTTATAACTGCTGCCAGAGGTACTACGGCAAAGGCTAGGCTTTCTTCAAAAATTCTGTTTTCAGCACCACCTGGCTTTTGCCAATGCGGCACTCTACCTCCTGTTCATTATCTGTGAGGCGAATATTTTTAATTACATTACCCCGCTTGAGGGTGACAGGCATTCCTTTTACTTTCAGGTCTTTAATTACGTGCACAGAATCGCCATCGCTGAGCAGGTTTCCGTTGCTGTCTTTTACTTCCATAAATTTTCGCCGGACTTATTTAAATTCTGCCCAATATCGGCTTTTGCTTTTGATTTAACCAATGTGAAA of the Flammeovirgaceae bacterium 311 genome contains:
- a CDS encoding PhnA protein (COG2824 Uncharacterized Zn-ribbon-containing protein involved in phosphonate metabolism); the encoded protein is MEVKDSNGNLLSDGDSVHVIKDLKVKGMPVTLKRGNVIKNIRLTDNEQEVECRIGKSQVVLKTEFLKKA